In the genome of Nitrospira japonica, one region contains:
- a CDS encoding 3-oxoacyl-ACP synthase III family protein has translation MSSRQPRHVMIHARIVGTGSYLPERVVSNAEVAGTLGIDPSTVTRLTGIAERRWADPSQASSDLAVEACRRAMDAAGIAPSSVEAIVLSTTSPDMAFPSTACLLQRKLGCPGGPAFDLSASCSGFLYALSMADAMVRSGQVTQCLVVATEIKSRTLDPNDADTALLFGDGAGAVVVRAEQAGAQPNGGILGLRIHAEGAGHDLIRIPMGGSRTPATEATFSRPGTTLRMRGGPLFRLAVKKLNQAIRDLLKEFGVTLDDVAHLVLHQANGRILSSLAAKLGLPVSKLCSVIERAGNTSSASVPVALDYAVRSGRIRQQDLVVLGSFGGGITWATGLIRW, from the coding sequence ATGTCATCAAGGCAACCGCGGCACGTCATGATCCACGCCAGAATAGTCGGAACAGGCTCTTACCTGCCCGAACGGGTGGTATCAAATGCAGAGGTTGCCGGGACTCTTGGAATTGATCCTTCAACGGTGACCCGTCTCACCGGTATCGCCGAGCGGCGATGGGCCGACCCGTCGCAAGCCTCATCCGATCTGGCCGTAGAGGCTTGCCGGCGAGCGATGGATGCAGCGGGGATTGCTCCCTCGTCGGTCGAAGCCATTGTTTTGTCGACGACTTCACCTGACATGGCCTTCCCGTCTACCGCCTGCCTTCTGCAACGCAAGTTGGGCTGCCCGGGGGGACCGGCTTTCGATCTGTCCGCGTCTTGCTCCGGATTTCTTTATGCGTTGTCGATGGCGGATGCCATGGTTCGAAGCGGCCAAGTGACCCAATGTTTGGTCGTGGCGACCGAGATCAAGTCGCGGACGCTGGATCCGAACGATGCCGACACCGCGCTGTTGTTCGGGGACGGAGCTGGTGCGGTTGTGGTCCGGGCCGAGCAGGCCGGAGCCCAACCTAACGGAGGCATTCTAGGCCTGCGGATCCATGCCGAAGGCGCCGGGCATGACTTGATCCGTATTCCTATGGGAGGCTCGCGAACGCCGGCGACGGAGGCGACATTCAGCAGGCCTGGGACCACCCTCCGCATGCGGGGAGGGCCGTTATTCCGATTGGCCGTGAAGAAATTGAACCAGGCGATCCGGGACCTTCTCAAGGAGTTCGGCGTGACGCTGGACGACGTGGCCCATCTGGTTTTGCATCAGGCGAACGGACGGATCCTATCCAGCCTCGCGGCCAAGCTTGGCCTCCCGGTTTCCAAACTCTGCTCGGTGATCGAACGTGCGGGCAACACCTCGTCCGCCTCGGTGCCGGTTGCCCTGGATTATGCGGTGCGTTCCGGCAGAATCAGGCAGCAGGATCTGGTGGTGCTGGGAAGTTTCGGAGGCGGGATCACCTGGGCGACGGGACTGATTCGGTGGTAG
- a CDS encoding cytochrome c biogenesis CcdA family protein, protein MSQSMSNISLIAAFSAGLLSFVSPCVLPLVPSYISYITGLSIEELTDAGTRSRFRSEIVANALLFIAGFSAVFIAFGASASFVGQLLITYQDHIRRIGGVLIVIFGLYLLGILNINFLQMEHRFQFRNRPVGYAGSFLIGIAFAAGWTPCVGPVLGTILLYASTTDSLMTGVLLLTSYSLGLGLPLFLTALGVDRFLAYFKQARAYLWGVSTVSGVLLVVVGIMIYANSLTMITSFLERYGIGWYLGQ, encoded by the coding sequence TTGTCCCAGTCGATGTCCAATATCTCGCTGATCGCGGCATTTTCCGCCGGGCTGTTGTCCTTCGTGTCGCCCTGCGTGTTGCCGCTCGTTCCTTCCTACATTTCTTACATCACGGGGTTGTCGATCGAGGAACTGACCGATGCCGGCACACGATCTCGCTTTCGATCGGAGATCGTGGCCAACGCGCTGTTGTTCATCGCGGGATTTTCGGCCGTCTTTATCGCGTTCGGCGCATCCGCCAGCTTCGTCGGCCAACTATTGATCACCTATCAGGACCACATCCGTCGCATCGGCGGCGTGTTGATCGTCATTTTCGGCCTCTATCTGCTCGGAATCTTGAACATCAATTTTCTTCAGATGGAGCATCGATTCCAGTTTCGCAATCGGCCGGTCGGCTATGCCGGCTCCTTTCTGATCGGGATTGCCTTCGCGGCCGGATGGACTCCTTGCGTCGGACCGGTGCTCGGCACGATCCTTCTGTATGCGAGCACCACCGATTCGCTGATGACCGGAGTCTTGCTGTTGACCAGCTATTCCTTGGGGTTAGGACTTCCCTTGTTTCTGACGGCCCTCGGCGTCGACCGGTTCCTTGCATACTTCAAGCAGGCTCGTGCCTACCTCTGGGGAGTGTCGACCGTGAGCGGCGTGCTGTTGGTGGTCGTGGGCATTATGATCTATGCGAACTCGCTGACCATGATCACCAGCTTCCTGGAGCGGTACGGCATCGGCTGGTATCTCGGCCAGTGA
- the ispH gene encoding 4-hydroxy-3-methylbut-2-enyl diphosphate reductase — MKIYLANPRGFCAGVDRAIDIVDLSLRKYGAPIYVRHEIVHSRHVVNSLRQKGAVFVEELGEVPEGSVVIFSAHGVAKSVWDEANRRRLHVIDATCPLVIKVHNEVNRDYTQGYDLILIGHAGHPEVIGTLGQIPDKFHLVSSVEDVEKLQVDNVHSLSYVTQTTLSVDECRDIVGALHRRFPNIKGPHQEDICYATQNRQNAVKELSKLVDVILVIGSPNSSNSNRLRELGEHCGIASYLIDSASDINPTWLNGVKAVGITAGASAPEVLVTEVVAYLKTYGTAEVEDLTVIEEDVEFLLPKELITIESSKQSVTAPTR, encoded by the coding sequence ATGAAAATTTATCTCGCCAATCCGCGCGGGTTTTGCGCCGGTGTCGACCGGGCAATCGACATCGTCGACCTCTCGCTGCGCAAATACGGGGCGCCGATCTATGTCCGCCACGAAATCGTCCACAGCCGGCACGTCGTGAATTCGTTGCGCCAGAAGGGCGCGGTATTCGTGGAAGAACTGGGTGAAGTGCCCGAAGGCTCCGTGGTGATCTTCAGCGCGCACGGTGTGGCCAAGTCGGTGTGGGATGAAGCCAATCGGCGGCGTCTGCACGTCATCGACGCCACCTGTCCGTTGGTGATCAAAGTCCACAACGAAGTGAACCGCGATTATACGCAGGGGTACGATCTGATCCTGATCGGCCATGCCGGGCATCCGGAGGTGATCGGAACATTGGGACAGATTCCCGACAAATTCCATCTGGTCTCGTCGGTGGAGGACGTTGAAAAGCTTCAGGTCGACAACGTGCATTCCCTGTCCTACGTCACACAAACCACGTTGAGCGTCGACGAATGCCGGGACATCGTCGGGGCGTTACATCGCCGGTTCCCCAACATTAAGGGACCGCACCAGGAAGACATTTGTTACGCCACCCAAAACCGGCAGAACGCCGTCAAGGAGCTGTCCAAGCTGGTGGACGTGATTCTGGTCATCGGGTCGCCCAACAGCTCCAATTCCAATCGTTTGCGCGAGTTGGGTGAACATTGCGGCATTGCGTCGTATCTGATCGATTCCGCTTCCGATATCAATCCGACCTGGCTCAACGGCGTCAAGGCCGTGGGTATTACGGCTGGTGCGTCCGCGCCGGAAGTATTGGTGACCGAAGTCGTCGCCTATCTGAAGACCTACGGGACCGCGGAAGTCGAAGACCTGACCGTGATCGAAGAAGACGTGGAATTCTTGCTGCCCAAGGAGCTCATCACGATCGAGTCCTCTAAGCAATCGGTGACGGCTCCCACCCGGTAG
- a CDS encoding outer membrane protein assembly factor BamD, protein MRRFGNNFRAVAGDGRRFILPVIVLGLLMGCSSSHKSGDQASKKALSGTDESIFLGDTIEKNYDPNVIMKRGEAFFEKEEYAEAIVEYNHFLDLHRSHQLASYAAFRIGESQMKRAKGIERDPEPVQKAIESFDRLRRDYPGSRYDGQAVQKVQECHDLLAQMHLFVGQFYYRRGSYLAAAHRFEQIMQLYPDKSVAPDALYFLALSYHEMGADDWASDKLTLLAQKYPNAGHSRDGAKLLAKIGPSKSDTVVAKKPASASPSPDGTGSAASDGSSILANGLSSSPSAGSVQIPSASSLTGSFVNCRLGAWC, encoded by the coding sequence ATGCGTCGGTTTGGCAATAATTTCCGCGCTGTGGCAGGCGATGGACGACGGTTCATCCTGCCCGTCATCGTGCTTGGCCTGCTCATGGGTTGTTCGAGCTCGCACAAGAGCGGAGACCAGGCGTCGAAGAAGGCCCTCAGCGGAACGGACGAGTCGATTTTTCTCGGGGATACGATCGAGAAGAACTACGATCCGAACGTCATTATGAAGCGCGGCGAGGCCTTCTTCGAAAAAGAAGAGTATGCCGAGGCCATTGTCGAGTACAACCATTTCCTCGACCTCCATCGAAGCCATCAACTGGCTTCCTATGCCGCGTTTCGCATCGGTGAGAGTCAAATGAAGCGCGCCAAGGGCATCGAGCGCGACCCGGAACCGGTTCAGAAAGCCATCGAATCCTTCGATCGCCTACGCCGAGATTATCCCGGCAGCCGCTATGACGGGCAGGCCGTGCAGAAGGTCCAGGAATGCCACGATCTGCTCGCCCAGATGCACCTCTTCGTAGGACAGTTCTACTATCGCCGGGGCTCGTACCTCGCCGCGGCACATCGGTTCGAACAGATCATGCAGCTCTACCCTGATAAGTCCGTGGCGCCGGATGCCCTCTACTTCCTCGCCCTCAGCTATCATGAAATGGGCGCGGACGATTGGGCCAGCGACAAGCTGACGCTGCTTGCGCAGAAATATCCGAACGCCGGGCATTCCCGTGATGGGGCGAAACTGTTAGCCAAGATCGGCCCGTCGAAATCCGATACCGTGGTGGCCAAAAAACCGGCCTCCGCTTCTCCATCACCGGACGGAACGGGTTCCGCCGCTTCCGACGGCTCCTCCATTCTGGCCAATGGCCTCAGCTCTTCCCCCTCCGCCGGATCCGTTCAGATCCCGTCGGCCAGCTCGCTGACAGGGTCGTTCGTCAATTGCCGCCTCGGAGCCTGGTGCTAG
- the pnpS gene encoding two-component system histidine kinase PnpS codes for MNLSIRWKVTLATLFALACGFAMAGFLAERSLERQELAQSHRNLDVRTEMVAHELRPWLRAHAPRFTDPAFQVLVRELGAKALARITLIAPDGLVLADSAVASEHLPGVENHRTRPEVEQALAQGDGSDLRASQTTGERTLYHAILLTEQDGSPSIVLRLGLPIVTLEEELSQLRRHLVLAFGSAFLVAVGLSILLARSLTKPLSDMAAAARRLADGDAAARIQITSRDEAGLLGETLNRMADELRAKIEEVSEDRSQLLAMLTSMVEGVMVLDYRGRVLQVNPALERMFNVTRAEARGRKFSDVFGHPQLALLVSTVLSTRVGQEDEILLSPSSRCLHIEASVAGGEQENEACAVLVFHDITELRRLEKIRKDFVANVSHELRTPLTSIKGYVEALLDGGKDDPDTSAKFLDIILKQSDRLNLILEDLLQLSKIESGQVLLRREPLQIEMIVERTMAMMRPLAGKKGHRLVENIPSGLPLVNGDEERLGQVLSNLLDNAIKYTPEGGSITVAARHVAPGGSPAGGKSESLEISVADTGIGIPESDRPRVFERFYRVDKARSREMGGTGLGLAIVRHIVEGHGGQVWVEGNRPCGSRFVVRLPVQPSDQAAGHPSLVPTK; via the coding sequence ATGAACCTTTCCATCCGATGGAAAGTCACGCTCGCCACCCTGTTCGCTCTGGCCTGCGGCTTTGCCATGGCGGGGTTCCTGGCCGAACGGTCGCTTGAGCGGCAGGAACTGGCGCAATCCCATAGAAATCTCGACGTCCGCACAGAGATGGTCGCTCACGAATTGCGGCCATGGCTGCGCGCCCACGCCCCGCGTTTCACCGATCCGGCGTTCCAAGTCCTCGTGCGGGAATTGGGAGCCAAGGCGTTGGCCAGAATCACGCTCATCGCCCCGGACGGCCTGGTGCTGGCCGACAGCGCGGTGGCCAGCGAGCACTTGCCGGGAGTCGAGAACCACCGGACCAGACCGGAAGTCGAACAGGCTCTGGCGCAGGGAGACGGAAGCGACCTCCGGGCGAGTCAGACGACCGGAGAGCGAACCTTGTATCACGCGATCCTGCTCACCGAACAGGACGGCAGCCCCTCGATCGTGCTCCGTCTCGGACTTCCGATCGTGACGCTGGAAGAAGAGCTGTCGCAGCTCCGGCGCCATCTCGTACTAGCCTTCGGCAGCGCGTTCCTGGTGGCCGTGGGATTGAGCATCCTGCTGGCGCGCAGCCTGACGAAACCCCTGTCGGACATGGCGGCCGCAGCCCGCCGGCTGGCGGACGGCGACGCGGCCGCCCGCATTCAAATCACGTCGCGCGATGAAGCGGGGCTGCTCGGCGAGACGCTCAATCGCATGGCGGACGAATTGCGCGCAAAGATCGAGGAAGTATCGGAAGACCGCTCCCAGTTGCTGGCCATGCTGACGTCCATGGTGGAAGGAGTCATGGTCCTCGACTACCGGGGGCGGGTACTCCAAGTGAACCCCGCGCTGGAACGCATGTTCAACGTCACGAGGGCGGAAGCCAGGGGACGGAAATTTTCCGACGTCTTCGGTCATCCTCAACTGGCGCTGTTGGTATCCACCGTCCTCAGCACCAGGGTGGGACAAGAGGATGAAATCCTCCTGAGTCCCAGCAGCCGCTGCTTGCACATCGAAGCGTCCGTGGCGGGGGGCGAGCAGGAGAACGAAGCCTGCGCCGTCCTGGTGTTTCACGACATTACCGAGCTCAGACGGCTGGAAAAGATCCGCAAGGACTTCGTGGCCAATGTGTCCCACGAATTGCGGACTCCGCTGACGTCAATCAAGGGCTACGTCGAGGCGCTACTGGACGGCGGGAAGGACGATCCGGACACGAGCGCAAAATTTCTGGACATCATCCTGAAGCAAAGCGATCGCTTGAACCTGATCCTGGAAGATTTGCTGCAACTGTCGAAAATCGAATCGGGACAGGTTCTCCTCCGGCGCGAGCCCCTGCAAATCGAGATGATCGTCGAGCGCACGATGGCCATGATGCGTCCCCTGGCCGGCAAAAAAGGACACCGCCTGGTGGAAAACATTCCTTCCGGACTTCCCCTGGTCAACGGCGACGAAGAACGGTTGGGACAAGTCCTCTCGAACCTGCTCGACAATGCCATCAAGTACACGCCGGAAGGAGGAAGCATCACGGTGGCCGCCCGTCACGTCGCCCCAGGCGGATCGCCGGCCGGCGGAAAATCCGAAAGCCTCGAGATCAGCGTCGCGGACACCGGTATCGGCATCCCGGAATCGGATCGGCCTCGGGTGTTCGAACGCTTCTACCGCGTCGACAAAGCCCGCTCGCGCGAGATGGGAGGCACCGGACTCGGCCTGGCGATCGTCAGGCACATCGTCGAGGGACATGGAGGGCAGGTCTGGGTCGAGGGGAACCGCCCCTGCGGCAGCCGATTCGTCGTCCGCCTGCCGGTGCAGCCTTCCGACCAGGCAGCCGGTCACCCCAGTCTCGTCCCCACCAAATAA
- a CDS encoding IS1595 family transposase: MTKPSQTLSQMMKRFKDEDACKAFLKERRWPNGVRCPRCNNEKVFQPKSRPFHWICKAKDCGGRNGYRFSVITKTIFENTNYPLTTWFQVIFLMMTSKKGISALQVQRMIGSGAYRTAWYMCHRIRAAMKDGGFGQLMGEVEVDETFIGGRQKNRHRSKRHLNVAGPKGKVAVIGAIARKGNVVARIIENVSADTLTQFVKQTVDANVSLVATDDAGGYRFLRQNGFPQHQSVRHLSGEYVRGNVHTANLDSFWSLLKRGVMGTFHNVSKAYLPLYLAEFSYRHNNRKNANIFADVIAEC; encoded by the coding sequence ATGACGAAGCCCAGCCAAACCCTCTCCCAAATGATGAAGCGCTTCAAGGACGAGGATGCCTGCAAGGCGTTCTTGAAGGAGCGCCGTTGGCCGAATGGCGTGCGCTGCCCCCGCTGCAATAACGAGAAGGTCTTTCAGCCAAAGTCCCGCCCGTTTCACTGGATCTGCAAGGCCAAGGATTGTGGCGGACGGAACGGCTACCGGTTCTCGGTCATTACCAAGACCATCTTTGAGAATACGAACTACCCGCTGACCACCTGGTTTCAGGTGATTTTCCTGATGATGACCAGCAAGAAGGGCATTAGCGCCTTGCAGGTTCAGCGCATGATCGGCAGCGGGGCCTACCGGACGGCCTGGTATATGTGCCACCGCATCCGAGCGGCCATGAAGGACGGCGGATTTGGGCAATTGATGGGGGAAGTGGAGGTTGATGAAACCTTCATCGGCGGACGGCAAAAGAACCGCCACCGGAGCAAGCGCCACCTGAACGTGGCCGGTCCAAAGGGTAAAGTGGCCGTGATTGGCGCAATTGCTCGTAAGGGCAATGTCGTCGCCAGGATCATTGAGAACGTGAGCGCCGATACGCTGACCCAGTTCGTCAAGCAGACGGTCGATGCGAATGTGTCGCTGGTCGCCACGGATGATGCTGGCGGCTATCGATTCCTTCGGCAGAACGGCTTCCCGCAACATCAGAGCGTGAGGCATTTGTCTGGTGAATACGTGCGCGGGAACGTCCATACGGCGAACCTGGATAGCTTCTGGAGCCTCCTGAAGCGTGGCGTCATGGGAACCTTCCATAACGTCAGTAAGGCCTATTTGCCGCTGTATTTGGCGGAGTTCTCGTACCGTCACAATAACCGCAAGAATGCGAACATCTTTGCGGACGTGATAGCAGAATGCTGA
- a CDS encoding response regulator transcription factor: MAQTAPRKILIVEDEKDILQLVKLYLDKEGFRTVTAATGTDGLKSVKQDKPDLVVLDLMLPEIDGLEVCKQLRSAPETAMVPIIMLTAKAEESDTVIGLELGADDYVTKPFSPKALVARVKALFRRLDRSQNQHVTVYRYGDVVMDLARHEVTDDEKEVPLTAKEFGLLEHLLRNPGRVLTREVLLNTVWGYDYFGTTRTVDVHIRRLKQKIPLLDEAILSVKSLGYKLREED; encoded by the coding sequence ATGGCCCAAACCGCTCCCAGAAAAATTCTCATCGTCGAGGACGAAAAAGACATTCTCCAGTTGGTCAAACTCTATTTGGACAAAGAAGGATTTCGCACCGTGACCGCGGCGACGGGCACGGACGGTCTGAAGTCCGTGAAGCAGGACAAGCCCGATCTGGTGGTGCTCGATCTGATGCTGCCGGAAATCGATGGGCTGGAGGTCTGCAAGCAGCTCCGTTCCGCGCCGGAAACGGCCATGGTCCCGATCATCATGCTCACGGCCAAGGCGGAGGAATCCGACACCGTCATCGGCCTCGAACTCGGCGCCGACGACTACGTGACGAAGCCCTTCAGCCCCAAGGCGCTGGTGGCGCGGGTCAAGGCCTTGTTCCGCCGCCTCGACCGCAGTCAGAACCAGCACGTGACCGTCTATCGCTACGGTGATGTGGTGATGGACTTGGCGCGGCACGAGGTGACCGACGACGAGAAGGAGGTCCCGCTCACCGCCAAAGAGTTCGGCTTGTTGGAACATTTACTCCGAAATCCGGGACGCGTGTTGACGCGAGAGGTGCTGCTGAACACGGTGTGGGGGTATGATTACTTCGGCACGACCAGAACCGTCGACGTCCACATCCGGCGCCTCAAGCAAAAGATTCCGCTGCTCGACGAGGCGATCCTGTCCGTCAAGTCTCTTGGCTACAAGCTGAGAGAGGAAGACTGA
- a CDS encoding inorganic phosphate transporter: MLELNGMLLLVVLLALLFDFSNGWHDSANAIATVVSTRVVSPLVAVIMAGILNIAGAFMSTAVAKMVGSGIVDPSTVTQQMVASALAGAILWNLFTLLLGLPTSSSHALIGGMVGAAVTHGGWDTVKLSGLRSVLEAMVLSPFFGFAIGLSLMVLISWMFFRVPRGIATKIFKRLQLLSACFMAFSHGANDAQKAMGIITLALLSAGQIQSHDVPGWVIGACAVAMGLGTAAGGWRIVRTLGMGIVKLEPVHGFAAETGAAAVLMVTAHIGLPVSTTHTITSSVMGVGAIKRLSAVRWGVTRRILYAWLFTLPGAAILASVIYLVGTRLG; the protein is encoded by the coding sequence ATGCTCGAACTCAACGGAATGTTGCTCCTGGTCGTCCTGCTCGCGCTGCTGTTCGATTTTTCGAACGGATGGCACGACAGCGCCAACGCCATCGCGACGGTTGTCTCCACCAGAGTCGTGAGCCCGCTTGTCGCGGTCATCATGGCCGGTATCCTGAACATCGCCGGGGCCTTCATGTCCACGGCGGTGGCCAAGATGGTCGGATCCGGCATCGTGGATCCTTCGACCGTCACGCAGCAGATGGTGGCGTCCGCGCTGGCCGGCGCCATTTTATGGAACCTGTTCACCCTGCTCCTCGGGCTGCCCACCAGTTCATCCCACGCGCTGATCGGCGGCATGGTGGGGGCGGCGGTGACGCACGGCGGGTGGGACACCGTCAAATTGTCGGGGCTTCGTTCGGTGCTGGAGGCCATGGTACTGTCCCCCTTCTTCGGCTTTGCGATCGGACTCTCGCTGATGGTCCTGATCAGCTGGATGTTCTTTCGCGTGCCCAGAGGGATCGCGACCAAGATATTCAAGCGGCTCCAATTGTTGTCGGCCTGTTTCATGGCCTTCAGTCACGGCGCGAACGACGCGCAGAAGGCGATGGGCATCATCACGCTCGCGCTGCTCTCGGCCGGTCAGATCCAATCCCATGACGTGCCTGGTTGGGTGATCGGCGCCTGTGCGGTGGCCATGGGGCTGGGAACGGCAGCGGGCGGTTGGCGGATCGTCCGTACGCTCGGCATGGGCATCGTCAAGTTGGAACCGGTACATGGATTTGCGGCGGAGACAGGAGCGGCCGCGGTCCTCATGGTGACGGCCCACATCGGCTTGCCCGTGAGTACGACGCACACCATCACGTCCTCGGTCATGGGCGTCGGGGCCATTAAACGCCTGTCCGCCGTTCGCTGGGGAGTGACCCGGCGCATCCTCTACGCCTGGCTGTTCACATTGCCGGGAGCGGCCATCCTGGCCTCGGTGATTTATTTGGTGGGGACGAGACTGGGGTGA
- a CDS encoding DUF47 domain-containing protein, producing MFGLIPREEAFFELFKKAAHNMIEGSRLLAAMMKDLRSPVDQAKRIKEVEHVGDSITHEIALRLNQTFITPIDREDIHDLASALDDILDVAEAIADRFVLYKVTKPTDMAVKLADILYQASVAVGQGVDRLGMAHPEIKECSVQVNSLENEADRVSRDAISELFDKETDPIAVIKWKEIYEGFEAGTDRCEDVANILERISLKHH from the coding sequence ATGTTCGGACTGATTCCACGGGAAGAAGCCTTCTTCGAACTGTTCAAGAAGGCGGCGCACAATATGATCGAAGGGAGCCGGCTGCTGGCGGCGATGATGAAGGACCTGCGTTCCCCGGTCGATCAGGCCAAGCGCATCAAAGAGGTCGAGCATGTCGGAGACAGCATTACGCACGAGATTGCGCTTCGTCTCAACCAAACGTTCATTACGCCGATCGACCGCGAGGATATCCATGATCTCGCCAGTGCGCTCGACGACATTCTCGATGTGGCCGAAGCGATTGCCGACCGCTTCGTGCTCTACAAGGTGACCAAGCCGACCGACATGGCCGTCAAGCTGGCCGACATTTTATATCAGGCGTCGGTGGCGGTCGGGCAGGGCGTGGATCGGCTCGGGATGGCTCATCCGGAAATCAAGGAATGCAGTGTGCAGGTCAATAGTCTGGAGAATGAGGCCGATCGGGTCTCCCGGGACGCCATTTCCGAGCTCTTCGACAAAGAGACGGATCCGATCGCCGTCATCAAGTGGAAAGAGATCTATGAAGGGTTCGAGGCCGGCACGGACCGCTGTGAAGATGTGGCCAATATTCTGGAACGAATCTCGTTGAAGCACCATTGA